In one window of Duganella dendranthematis DNA:
- a CDS encoding acyltransferase family protein, with product MTVSRSLPRFAVIDALRALACLAVVLYHAKEGGHIAALQQVMPAFLLTVFEQGSSGVSIFFVISGFVIAHSMYSDNVTGGYAGRFMMRRSLRLDPPYWASIALGIAGAYISAKVVPGKVFSLPSFENLLLHVTYLIDIAGQPMVNGVYWTLCLEMQFYLSFVLLMWIAARWGKRIGVENARKWVLLGAVAVAMLWTTPWQPFEVHGLFLDHWHLFVMGVLIRYALDPARVQAQRMWCVVSIVLLGAVGLLFHPTVSESLGVASGLFLLAGCKYAKLLSWSGGRLLQWLGLISYSLYLTHNFVTGVVFRIGYKLTERTVVTELLWLVVAVVACCLFAWAFFLVFERVGLRLSKMVLLRPQRPQPAAVAAPVTTVL from the coding sequence ATGACCGTTAGCCGGAGTCTGCCGCGCTTTGCCGTGATTGATGCATTGCGCGCCCTCGCTTGTTTAGCGGTTGTGCTCTACCATGCCAAGGAAGGTGGGCATATTGCTGCGTTGCAGCAGGTGATGCCGGCCTTCTTGCTGACAGTGTTTGAGCAAGGTTCCAGTGGCGTTTCCATCTTCTTCGTGATCAGCGGCTTCGTGATCGCGCACAGCATGTATTCCGACAACGTCACTGGCGGTTACGCCGGACGCTTCATGATGAGGCGCTCGCTGCGTCTTGATCCGCCATACTGGGCGTCGATTGCGCTAGGCATTGCCGGCGCCTACATTTCGGCGAAAGTGGTGCCGGGCAAAGTGTTCTCTCTGCCGTCGTTCGAAAATCTGCTGCTGCACGTCACCTACCTGATCGACATTGCAGGGCAGCCGATGGTCAACGGCGTGTACTGGACCCTGTGCCTGGAAATGCAGTTTTATCTCAGTTTTGTGCTGCTGATGTGGATTGCCGCCCGTTGGGGCAAACGCATCGGCGTCGAGAATGCGCGCAAATGGGTGCTGCTGGGCGCGGTGGCCGTGGCGATGCTGTGGACCACGCCGTGGCAACCATTCGAGGTGCACGGCCTGTTCCTGGATCACTGGCACCTGTTCGTCATGGGCGTGCTGATCCGGTATGCGCTGGACCCGGCGCGCGTCCAGGCGCAGCGCATGTGGTGCGTGGTCAGCATCGTCTTACTGGGCGCCGTCGGTCTGCTATTCCATCCGACCGTCAGCGAATCGTTAGGCGTGGCGAGCGGCTTGTTCTTGTTGGCCGGATGTAAGTACGCCAAATTGCTGAGCTGGTCGGGCGGTCGGTTGTTGCAATGGCTGGGCTTGATTTCCTACAGCCTGTATCTGACCCACAACTTCGTCACCGGCGTGGTATTCCGGATCGGCTACAAGCTGACCGAGCGCACGGTGGTCACGGAATTGTTGTGGCTGGTGGTGGCGGTAGTGGCGTGCTGTCTGTTTGCCTGGGCCTTCTTCCTGGTGTTCGAACGTGTCGGCTTGCGCTTGAGCAAAATGGTGCTGTTACGGCCGCAACGGCCGCAGCCGGCTGCGGTGGCGGCTCCCGTCACGACAGTGTTGTAG
- a CDS encoding acyl-CoA dehydrogenase family protein, whose product MSDKNYLAWPFLEPRHAALEQALDAWAAQHIAGAHAEDVDAACRDLVRQLGEGGWLRHAIGGTAHGGVSDSIDTRAICLIRETLARHNGLADFAFAMQGLGSGAISLFGSEANRADYLPRVARGEAIAAFALSEPQAGSDVAAMQCAATLDGDHYVLNGEKTWISNGGIADFYVVFARTGEQPGARGISAFIVDADTPGLTIAERINVIAPHPLARLQFTDCRVPAGKRLGEAGQGFKVAMATLDVFRTSVAAAALGFARRALDEALQRATQRQMFGQMLADFQLTQAKLAEMATGIDTSALLTYRAAWQRDQGQKVTKEAAMAKLHATETAQQVIDAALQMFGGLGVVSGQTVETLYREIRALRIYEGATEVQQLIIARELLKEA is encoded by the coding sequence ATGAGCGACAAGAACTACCTGGCGTGGCCTTTCCTGGAACCGCGCCACGCGGCGCTTGAGCAGGCGCTGGATGCCTGGGCCGCGCAGCACATCGCCGGCGCACATGCGGAGGATGTCGATGCAGCCTGCCGTGACCTGGTGCGCCAGTTGGGCGAGGGCGGCTGGCTGCGTCACGCCATCGGTGGCACGGCACACGGCGGCGTTAGCGACAGCATCGACACGCGCGCCATTTGCCTGATCCGCGAAACGCTGGCGCGCCATAACGGCCTGGCGGATTTTGCGTTTGCCATGCAGGGACTGGGTTCCGGCGCCATCAGCCTGTTTGGCAGCGAAGCCAATCGCGCCGACTACCTGCCGCGCGTGGCGCGTGGCGAGGCGATTGCGGCGTTTGCGCTGTCCGAACCGCAGGCCGGTTCTGACGTCGCCGCCATGCAGTGCGCAGCGACGCTGGACGGTGACCACTACGTGCTCAATGGCGAAAAGACCTGGATCTCGAACGGTGGCATTGCCGATTTCTATGTGGTGTTTGCGCGCACCGGCGAGCAGCCGGGCGCGCGCGGCATCAGTGCCTTCATTGTCGATGCCGATACGCCGGGCCTGACGATTGCGGAGCGCATCAACGTCATCGCCCCGCACCCGCTGGCGCGCTTGCAGTTCACCGATTGCCGCGTCCCCGCCGGCAAGCGGCTGGGCGAGGCAGGGCAGGGCTTCAAGGTGGCGATGGCCACGCTGGATGTATTCCGCACTTCGGTGGCCGCTGCGGCGTTGGGCTTTGCGCGCCGCGCGCTGGACGAGGCGCTGCAACGCGCCACGCAGCGGCAGATGTTCGGCCAGATGCTGGCGGACTTCCAGCTGACGCAGGCCAAGTTGGCCGAGATGGCGACCGGCATCGACACTTCGGCCTTGCTGACCTACCGCGCCGCCTGGCAGCGCGACCAGGGCCAGAAGGTGACCAAGGAAGCCGCCATGGCCAAGCTGCACGCCACCGAAACCGCCCAGCAGGTGATCGACGCCGCGCTGCAAATGTTCGGCGGTCTCGGTGTGGTCAGCGGCCAGACGGTGGAAACCCTGTACCGCGAAATCCGCGCACTACGCATCTACGAAGGCGCGACCGAAGTGCAGCAACTGATCATCGCGCGCGAATTGCTGAAGGAGGCATGA
- a CDS encoding RidA family protein has protein sequence MEILQPPGWARPRGYSNGVAASGRLVCVSGMIGWDAEGVFHTDDFAGQVRQALLNIVAVLKEAGAGPEHIVRMTWYVVDKNEYVAAYKEVGAVYREIIGAHYPAMTAVQVAALIEDRARVEIEVTAVAPGDGRAV, from the coding sequence ATGGAGATACTGCAACCGCCAGGCTGGGCGCGTCCGCGCGGCTATTCGAACGGCGTGGCCGCCAGCGGCCGCCTGGTGTGCGTCAGCGGCATGATCGGCTGGGACGCGGAGGGCGTGTTCCACACCGACGATTTCGCCGGCCAGGTGCGGCAGGCGTTGCTCAACATCGTCGCCGTGCTGAAGGAGGCCGGCGCCGGTCCCGAGCATATCGTGCGCATGACGTGGTACGTGGTCGATAAAAATGAATATGTGGCGGCCTACAAGGAAGTCGGCGCCGTCTATCGCGAGATCATCGGCGCTCACTATCCCGCCATGACGGCGGTGCAGGTGGCAGCGCTGATTGAGGACCGGGCGCGGGTGGAGATTGAAGTCACCGCCGTCGCGCCCGGTGACGGCCGGGCCGTCTAG
- a CDS encoding Atrophin-1 multi-domain protein, whose translation MKTVALTPGRIISGLYLTLAALAFTSNGVAQAQTNYAATTGFGNYYQLFTADSPWNSRPTNPTLGTYQIKKPVYNPTWVPVVSGGALSVGVFMAKASDPAVTIYGKTGQTGVADPDSGVYRNITLPHWPAGVVPATGGDGHADIIDVTTGILHSFYQLRVTNGRWTAAMYSWTRVDGRGFGDADHWSQGARASGVAPAAGLIRKHEIDDGAAYYKHALAMSLPSQSMSNGISSPSYVYPATAADSNAATHTGMIPLGARMMLPASFDTSKLSTPALRKVANTLKIYGAYVVDTNYDTAFAINVENGANFNLMPTGWDGNVVAGLELIRAALRQVTAAQSWVDGNGKTVAAPAPASILSMRGTWGITGGYTAGPGSFQTWQQAIVFPTTANRISQTTYTNISTISWAKPIVGETMRFKSVATGGARIRLQVKTGNAVAFDSGYLQNDTAATFAWPSTSAGAISLVLIAESGVNTASSARGVLSTD comes from the coding sequence ATGAAGACTGTTGCACTTACGCCTGGCCGCATAATATCCGGGCTCTACCTTACGCTGGCTGCGCTTGCGTTTACCAGCAACGGCGTCGCACAGGCGCAGACCAATTATGCCGCCACCACCGGTTTCGGCAACTACTATCAACTGTTTACGGCAGATTCACCATGGAATTCCCGACCAACTAATCCCACGCTCGGCACCTACCAGATCAAGAAACCGGTTTATAACCCGACCTGGGTACCTGTAGTCAGCGGCGGCGCCCTGTCCGTCGGTGTTTTCATGGCCAAAGCCAGCGATCCGGCGGTGACGATTTATGGCAAGACGGGCCAGACTGGCGTAGCCGATCCCGATAGTGGCGTCTATCGCAATATCACCCTGCCCCACTGGCCGGCCGGCGTAGTCCCAGCCACCGGAGGTGACGGTCACGCCGATATTATCGATGTCACCACCGGCATCCTGCACTCGTTCTACCAGTTGCGCGTCACCAATGGCCGCTGGACCGCCGCCATGTATTCCTGGACCCGTGTCGATGGCCGCGGCTTTGGCGATGCGGATCATTGGAGTCAGGGCGCGCGGGCGTCGGGCGTGGCGCCTGCCGCCGGTCTGATTCGCAAGCACGAGATCGACGATGGCGCGGCTTATTACAAGCACGCGCTGGCCATGTCATTGCCGAGCCAGAGCATGTCCAACGGCATCAGCAGCCCTAGCTATGTCTACCCGGCCACCGCCGCCGACAGCAACGCGGCGACGCACACCGGCATGATCCCGCTGGGCGCGAGGATGATGTTGCCGGCATCGTTCGACACCTCGAAACTGAGCACGCCAGCCTTGCGCAAGGTCGCCAACACATTGAAGATTTACGGCGCCTATGTGGTAGACACCAACTACGATACGGCGTTCGCGATCAATGTGGAAAACGGCGCCAACTTCAACCTGATGCCTACCGGCTGGGACGGCAATGTGGTGGCCGGACTGGAACTGATCCGCGCCGCCCTGCGCCAGGTGACGGCAGCACAGAGCTGGGTTGACGGCAATGGCAAGACCGTAGCAGCGCCTGCGCCCGCCAGCATCTTGTCCATGCGGGGCACCTGGGGCATTACCGGCGGCTACACGGCCGGACCGGGCAGCTTCCAGACCTGGCAGCAAGCCATTGTGTTCCCTACCACGGCCAACCGCATCAGCCAGACCACCTACACCAATATCAGCACGATCAGCTGGGCCAAGCCAATCGTCGGCGAGACGATGCGCTTCAAATCGGTTGCCACCGGCGGCGCCCGCATCCGGCTGCAGGTGAAAACCGGTAACGCAGTGGCTTTCGACAGCGGCTACCTGCAAAACGATACCGCTGCCACGTTCGCCTGGCCATCAACCTCGGCCGGCGCAATCAGCCTGGTGTTGATTGCCGAGAGCGGCGTCAATACGGCCTCCAGCGCCCGGGGGGTGTTGAGTACGGACTAG
- a CDS encoding acyltransferase family protein encodes MRNELKQMTQSPKFTGQTAQSTRKSGFQTDINGLRGVAVMLVVLYHFNLGVFKGGFIGVDIFFVISGYLMTKILWGALANDSFSYIGFVYRRAIRIWPALFAMVLMLLLLGAFLLPPADLNSLAIQSAHALVFNSNNFYAAQQGYFSSAIDNRWLLHTWSLAVEWQFYMIYPVIMFLAWQVFGSRPQRNLYLSLLLLCIALASFIYCLRIDNETSFFSVIARCWQMLAGGLVFMLAKNRPLPQQHGRACSYLGILVIVFTVFLLKFLALESQWPDAYALLPVLGACLILYSSYEHSLVLSNRLMQKLGDASYSIYLWHWPIVIALTITSVLYEQPKLAKIAGVALSLVLGYISYALVEQLRAIKVAPLGKGLVSLIAAGAVLVGVSFIIVQSGGLMFRVPDQENLLRLQAADASITLDPACSNTASNDADIFCYINKNAPGDKVLVIGDSHAGHLYSWFQSNSRVNTTFFVKPGCPMIIGFERPGKYHNCHGYAEKAYRLATSGVYKTVIISQNWTGYTRDSSELCRYTGNSCTPITASKNTLPPEQQMKQTLEEILDKGVTVALVDSTPSFTVNIPRKLWRDQYWFGKSTDTLPVGDFFEKNKGYDQLFSDLKRHPNFHLLSFRPQICQEKRCKIYDEDSKMAIFKDYDHFNPEWMRKNGQIFLPFTRP; translated from the coding sequence ATGCGCAACGAACTCAAACAAATGACGCAATCGCCAAAATTTACCGGTCAAACCGCTCAATCAACTAGGAAATCAGGATTTCAAACCGACATCAACGGGCTGCGCGGCGTTGCGGTAATGCTTGTGGTGTTGTATCACTTCAACCTCGGCGTGTTTAAGGGCGGCTTCATCGGCGTGGACATCTTCTTCGTCATTTCGGGCTATCTGATGACGAAGATACTCTGGGGTGCACTGGCCAACGACAGCTTCAGTTACATCGGCTTTGTTTACCGCCGCGCGATCCGCATCTGGCCCGCGCTTTTCGCGATGGTGCTCATGCTGCTCCTGCTGGGTGCGTTTTTGCTGCCGCCTGCGGATTTAAACAGTCTCGCCATCCAGTCGGCCCATGCGCTAGTCTTCAATTCGAACAATTTCTACGCGGCCCAACAGGGCTATTTTTCGTCGGCGATCGACAATCGCTGGCTGCTGCACACCTGGTCACTGGCGGTGGAATGGCAGTTCTACATGATCTACCCGGTGATCATGTTCCTTGCTTGGCAAGTTTTCGGTTCACGCCCGCAGCGTAACCTGTATTTATCTCTCCTGTTGCTGTGCATCGCCTTGGCGTCGTTTATCTACTGCCTGCGCATCGATAACGAAACCAGCTTCTTTTCAGTCATCGCGCGCTGTTGGCAGATGCTGGCCGGCGGCCTGGTTTTCATGCTGGCAAAAAACCGGCCGCTGCCACAGCAACACGGCCGCGCCTGCAGCTACCTTGGGATACTGGTCATTGTCTTCACCGTATTCCTGCTGAAATTTCTCGCGCTGGAAAGCCAATGGCCCGATGCGTACGCTTTGCTGCCGGTCTTGGGCGCCTGCCTGATCCTGTATTCAAGCTATGAGCATAGCTTAGTCTTGAGCAACAGATTGATGCAGAAACTCGGCGATGCATCCTATTCCATCTATCTGTGGCACTGGCCGATTGTCATCGCACTGACTATCACCAGCGTGCTGTACGAGCAACCGAAACTGGCCAAGATTGCCGGCGTGGCGTTGTCGCTGGTGCTCGGTTATATCTCCTACGCGCTGGTTGAACAGCTGCGCGCGATTAAGGTCGCGCCATTAGGCAAAGGCCTGGTTAGCTTGATAGCCGCCGGGGCGGTGTTGGTCGGCGTTTCCTTCATCATCGTTCAGAGCGGCGGCTTGATGTTCCGTGTGCCAGATCAGGAAAATCTGCTGCGACTGCAAGCGGCGGACGCCAGCATTACACTGGATCCCGCTTGTTCAAACACCGCATCAAATGACGCGGATATCTTCTGCTATATCAACAAGAACGCCCCTGGCGACAAAGTGCTCGTCATTGGCGACTCCCACGCTGGCCACTTGTACTCCTGGTTTCAATCGAATAGCCGAGTGAATACCACATTTTTCGTCAAACCAGGCTGTCCGATGATTATTGGGTTCGAGCGACCGGGAAAATATCACAACTGCCACGGCTATGCGGAAAAAGCATATCGACTGGCGACGTCCGGTGTGTACAAAACTGTGATTATTTCGCAAAACTGGACCGGCTATACCCGTGACTCCAGTGAACTTTGCCGATATACAGGCAACAGCTGTACCCCGATCACAGCCAGTAAAAATACGCTGCCGCCCGAACAACAAATGAAACAAACCCTGGAAGAAATTCTGGACAAGGGTGTGACAGTTGCGCTGGTGGACTCGACGCCATCGTTCACTGTGAACATTCCGCGCAAGCTATGGCGCGATCAATACTGGTTTGGCAAATCCACCGACACCTTGCCAGTTGGCGATTTCTTTGAAAAAAATAAAGGCTACGACCAACTTTTCTCGGACCTAAAACGTCACCCTAACTTCCACTTACTCTCTTTCCGACCGCAGATTTGCCAAGAAAAGCGTTGCAAGATTTACGATGAGGACTCTAAGATGGCAATCTTTAAAGACTACGATCACTTCAACCCGGAATGGATGCGGAAGAATGGTCAGATATTCCTCCCCTTTACCAGGCCGTAA